The Candidatus Cloacimonadota bacterium genome includes a window with the following:
- a CDS encoding excinuclease ABC subunit A yields the protein MYLLDEPTTGLHFDDINKLLKVLKKLVAMGNTVVVIEHNLDVIKSADWIIDLGPEGGEDGGRILAEGSPEDIMQIKDSATGQFLKVHYEREMAALGEPIAAEEKPPKKKSAIKKV from the coding sequence TATGTATCTTCTGGATGAGCCCACTACCGGACTACACTTCGACGATATCAACAAACTGCTGAAAGTGCTGAAGAAGCTGGTTGCGATGGGGAATACTGTGGTAGTGATCGAACATAATCTGGATGTGATAAAATCTGCCGATTGGATCATCGACCTGGGTCCTGAAGGCGGGGAGGATGGAGGCAGGATACTGGCAGAAGGAAGTCCGGAAGATATCATGCAGATTAAGGACAGCGCCACAGGGCAATTTCTGAAGGTTCATTATGAGCGTGAAATGGCTGCCTTGGGCGAGCCGATAGCTGCAGAGGAAAAACCTCCGAAAAAGAAGAGTGCAATAAAGAAGGTCTAA